A stretch of the Buchananella sp. 14KM1171 genome encodes the following:
- a CDS encoding GNAT family N-acetyltransferase — protein sequence MQTASRYVRPALASDLPALARLHAAYVDWLGRAASDTAAPWVLADDAPAASPTSPAAASAAVEASLAGLSAARAASARGAHLLAAVEDEAPVGFVLSVPVQSPEAEQVTPQGLELAASASAELAYLVVAPGAGEGHGERLLAALADVCRDESHTALRAWVPTVDQRLTELLTDSGFAPAGVEVQLDAGAGAPIKARLYATTL from the coding sequence ATGCAAACCGCCTCGCGCTACGTGCGCCCCGCCCTCGCCTCAGATCTGCCCGCGCTGGCCCGCCTTCACGCCGCCTACGTGGACTGGCTGGGACGCGCGGCCAGCGATACCGCAGCGCCTTGGGTTTTGGCCGACGACGCCCCTGCCGCCTCCCCCACTTCCCCGGCCGCTGCGAGCGCCGCCGTGGAGGCCAGCCTGGCGGGCCTGAGCGCGGCGCGCGCGGCGAGCGCGCGCGGCGCCCACCTGTTGGCGGCCGTGGAGGACGAGGCCCCGGTGGGGTTCGTGTTGAGCGTGCCAGTACAGTCGCCGGAGGCGGAGCAGGTGACGCCGCAGGGGCTGGAGCTGGCCGCCTCGGCCAGCGCGGAGCTGGCCTACCTGGTGGTGGCGCCCGGGGCCGGGGAAGGCCACGGCGAACGTTTACTGGCTGCGTTGGCGGATGTGTGCCGCGATGAGTCGCACACGGCCCTGCGCGCTTGGGTGCCCACGGTGGACCAGCGGCTCACCGAGCTGCTCACCGACTCCGGCTTTGCACCGGCCGGGGTGGAGGTGCAGTTGGACGCCGGCGCAGGCGCCCCCATCAAGGCCCGCCTCTACGCCACCACCCTCTAG
- the dapA gene encoding 4-hydroxy-tetrahydrodipicolinate synthase produces the protein MSELKRVFGSVIVAMVTPFHADGSVDIPTARRLARHLVDQGCDGIVLNGTTGESPTTHQPEKDELVAAVVDEVGSQAFITAGAGSNDTAHAVRIAKGAKRSGAHGVLVLPPYYNRPSQEGVYRHMRAVIEAAELPAMLYDIPGRTGVRLEDATLDRLAALEPVLAVKDATGNVAHGFDAIARTGLEYYSGDDGLNFAWLAHGAAGMVSVVGHVAAAQYKQLVSLVDGGDLAGARAVARDLRDVVAAVMGTGQGAVMAKHALHLQGILPTPTLRLPLVEAPQADVDNLADVLRAHSML, from the coding sequence ATGAGTGAGCTAAAGCGCGTTTTCGGTTCCGTCATCGTCGCCATGGTTACGCCGTTCCACGCCGACGGCTCGGTGGACATCCCCACCGCTCGCCGCCTAGCTCGCCACCTAGTGGACCAGGGCTGCGATGGCATCGTCCTGAACGGCACCACGGGCGAATCGCCCACCACCCACCAGCCGGAGAAGGACGAACTGGTGGCGGCAGTCGTGGACGAGGTCGGCTCCCAGGCCTTCATCACCGCCGGCGCGGGCTCCAACGACACGGCCCACGCGGTGCGCATCGCAAAAGGGGCCAAGCGCAGCGGCGCCCACGGTGTGCTGGTGCTGCCGCCCTACTACAACCGCCCCAGCCAGGAGGGCGTCTACCGGCACATGCGCGCCGTCATCGAGGCCGCCGAGCTGCCCGCCATGCTCTACGACATCCCCGGCCGTACCGGCGTGCGCTTGGAGGATGCGACCCTGGACCGCCTGGCCGCCCTGGAGCCGGTGCTGGCCGTCAAGGACGCCACCGGCAACGTGGCCCACGGCTTCGACGCGATCGCCCGCACCGGCCTGGAGTACTACTCCGGCGACGACGGCCTGAACTTCGCTTGGCTGGCCCACGGCGCCGCCGGCATGGTCTCCGTGGTGGGGCACGTGGCCGCCGCCCAGTACAAGCAGCTGGTCTCCCTGGTGGACGGCGGCGACCTGGCCGGAGCGCGGGCCGTGGCCCGCGACCTGCGCGACGTCGTGGCCGCCGTGATGGGCACCGGCCAGGGCGCCGTCATGGCCAAGCACGCCCTCCACCTGCAGGGCATCCTGCCCACCCCCACGCTGCGCCTGCCGCTGGTGGAGGCCCCCCAGGCGGACGTGGACAACCTGGCCGACGTCCTGCGCGCCCACTCCATGCTCTAG
- a CDS encoding ribonuclease J translates to MRIVALGGLGEVGRNMTVLEVDGKLLVVDCGVLFPEEAQPGVDLILPDFSYIEGRMDDVVGVVLTHGHEDHIGAVPYLLRLREDIELLGSELTLAFVTPKLEEHKVSPPKRVVEEGERVKLGPFDLEFVAVNHSIPDALAVMVRTSAATALITGDFKMDQLPLDGRITDLRAFARLGEEGVDIFLTDSTNAEVPGFTTPEREIGPVLDSVFAAATGQIVVASFASHVHRVQQVLDAAHKHGRHVALIGRSMERNMNIAAERGFLTVPDGVISDLKTVSALPPERRVYMATGSQGEPMAALSRIAHGTHSTVEVGPGDTVIFASSLIPGNENSVYRVINELTRLGAKVVHQANARVHVSGHASSGELLYCYNIVQPKNVMPIHGEIRHLVANGALAVKTGIPAANVMLAEDGVVVDVSGGKARIAGQVPCGHVYVDGSSVGEISEAELMDRRILSQEGFVSVFAAVDFSSGTVLSGPHIQARGMAEDDSAFDPILPELDRALREAVSSRGAEVYHAQQALRRVLGRFVSRELRRRPMIVPFVVEA, encoded by the coding sequence ATGCGCATAGTCGCGCTTGGAGGACTCGGCGAGGTGGGCCGCAACATGACCGTGCTGGAGGTGGACGGCAAGCTGCTGGTGGTTGACTGCGGCGTGCTCTTCCCAGAGGAGGCCCAGCCCGGCGTTGACTTGATCCTGCCGGACTTCAGCTACATCGAAGGCCGCATGGATGACGTGGTCGGCGTGGTGCTCACCCACGGCCACGAGGACCACATCGGCGCTGTGCCATACCTGCTGAGGCTGCGCGAGGACATCGAGCTGCTGGGCAGCGAGCTCACCCTGGCCTTCGTCACCCCCAAGCTCGAGGAACACAAAGTCTCGCCCCCCAAGCGAGTGGTAGAGGAAGGCGAGCGAGTCAAGCTTGGCCCCTTTGACCTGGAATTCGTGGCAGTAAACCACTCCATCCCGGACGCCCTGGCGGTCATGGTGCGCACCAGTGCGGCCACCGCCCTCATCACGGGCGACTTCAAAATGGACCAGTTGCCGCTGGATGGGCGCATCACAGACCTGCGTGCTTTTGCCCGGTTGGGCGAGGAAGGCGTGGACATCTTCCTCACGGACTCCACTAACGCGGAGGTGCCCGGATTCACCACCCCGGAGCGGGAGATCGGCCCGGTGCTGGACTCCGTGTTCGCGGCCGCCACCGGCCAGATCGTGGTGGCCTCCTTCGCCTCCCACGTCCACCGCGTGCAGCAGGTGCTGGACGCCGCCCACAAGCACGGCCGCCACGTGGCCCTGATCGGCCGCTCCATGGAGCGCAACATGAACATCGCCGCCGAGCGCGGCTTCCTCACGGTCCCCGACGGCGTGATCAGCGACCTCAAGACCGTTAGCGCCCTGCCCCCGGAGCGGCGCGTCTACATGGCCACCGGCAGCCAGGGTGAGCCCATGGCTGCCCTGTCCCGCATCGCCCACGGCACCCACTCCACCGTTGAGGTGGGGCCGGGGGACACCGTCATCTTCGCCTCCTCCCTTATTCCCGGTAACGAGAACTCCGTCTACCGGGTCATCAACGAGCTGACCCGCCTGGGCGCCAAGGTGGTCCACCAGGCCAACGCACGCGTCCACGTCTCCGGGCACGCCAGCTCCGGCGAACTGCTCTACTGCTACAACATCGTCCAGCCCAAGAACGTCATGCCCATCCACGGCGAGATCCGCCACCTGGTGGCCAACGGCGCGCTCGCGGTCAAGACCGGCATCCCCGCCGCCAACGTGATGCTGGCCGAGGACGGTGTGGTGGTGGACGTCTCCGGCGGCAAGGCGCGCATCGCCGGCCAGGTGCCGTGCGGTCACGTTTACGTGGACGGCTCGAGCGTGGGGGAGATCAGCGAAGCGGAGCTGATGGACCGGCGCATCTTGTCCCAGGAGGGCTTCGTGTCAGTGTTTGCGGCCGTGGACTTCTCTAGCGGCACCGTGCTCTCCGGCCCCCACATCCAGGCCCGCGGCATGGCGGAGGACGACTCCGCCTTCGACCCGATCCTGCCGGAGCTGGACCGCGCCCTGCGCGAGGCGGTCTCCTCGCGCGGCGCAGAGGTGTACCACGCCCAGCAGGCACTGCGGCGGGTTTTGGGACGCTTTGTCAGCAGGGAGCTGCGCCGCCGCCCAATGATCGTGCCATTCGTGGTGGAGGCTTGA
- a CDS encoding PfkB family carbohydrate kinase, producing the protein MPVQAQPSDIGQAPLPRALFSPRFISTGSVVIDLPMWVDHLPERGADVLATSPGTVVGGGFNVVSAAARQGVSVSLASPLGTGPNSAQVRVALAQEGISTLFDDMVGDTGQCIALVESTGERTFITTLGVEAEPQREDLDALRLFAGDYLYVSGYDLAYASSAPVLAPWLETLPEGVVLVIDTGPIVDEIDPELLRQVLCRVDVLTMNRREAVLLQERFGMSDWSELSTLIRPGRLLVRRTGEFGCEVLQNGCVDVTTVPAYPIAHAVDTTGAGDAHTGVLVASLMDGMDVLSAAERANVAAAITCQRQGPATCPTRDEIDHTMVAYKEMLRERAC; encoded by the coding sequence ATGCCGGTGCAAGCCCAGCCTTCTGACATAGGCCAGGCTCCCCTGCCGCGCGCGTTATTTTCCCCGCGCTTCATCTCTACCGGGTCCGTGGTCATCGACCTGCCGATGTGGGTGGACCACCTGCCCGAACGCGGCGCCGACGTGCTGGCCACCTCGCCCGGCACGGTGGTGGGAGGCGGCTTCAACGTCGTCTCCGCCGCCGCCCGGCAGGGCGTGTCCGTCTCGCTGGCCTCCCCGCTGGGCACAGGCCCCAACTCCGCGCAGGTGCGCGTGGCCCTGGCGCAGGAGGGCATCAGCACCCTCTTTGACGACATGGTGGGGGACACGGGCCAGTGCATCGCGCTGGTGGAGTCCACCGGCGAGCGCACCTTCATCACCACCCTGGGGGTGGAGGCCGAGCCCCAGCGGGAGGACCTGGACGCGCTGCGGCTCTTTGCGGGCGACTACCTGTACGTCTCCGGCTACGACCTGGCCTACGCCTCCTCCGCCCCCGTGCTGGCCCCTTGGCTGGAGACCCTGCCCGAGGGCGTGGTGCTGGTGATAGACACCGGCCCGATCGTGGACGAGATCGACCCGGAGCTGCTGCGCCAGGTGCTGTGCCGCGTGGACGTGCTGACCATGAACCGGCGCGAGGCCGTGCTGCTGCAGGAGCGCTTTGGCATGTCCGACTGGAGCGAGCTGAGCACCCTGATCCGGCCCGGTCGCCTGCTGGTGCGCCGCACCGGCGAGTTCGGCTGCGAGGTGCTGCAAAACGGCTGCGTGGACGTCACCACGGTGCCGGCCTACCCGATCGCGCACGCCGTGGACACCACGGGCGCGGGGGACGCGCACACCGGCGTGCTGGTGGCCTCCCTGATGGACGGGATGGACGTGCTTAGCGCCGCCGAGCGGGCCAACGTGGCTGCGGCGATCACCTGCCAGCGCCAGGGGCCGGCCACGTGCCCCACCCGCGATGAGATCGACCACACGATGGTGGCCTACAAGGAGATGCTGCGGGAACGCGCCTGCTGA
- a CDS encoding DNA translocase FtsK gives MRKPNKVTSQKKSADPVPPPRRNLLVRMWGGFTGAFGSVVRAIGRGEAADPALRRDGIAFILLALAIVIGLREWFQLSGILGVALHHVAAGAVGLYAVLLPLLLGFGALRMMLRPSATSLLAPTLGGIGMAAGVTGITHIAVGSPATLAGWEAAGGLLGFVFGHALGLLLSNWAAVPVLILLTVYGLLLATSTPVAQIPARLRAAYAAVTGRGQVDDAADPAALPPNTVPYDTAVVTEEARESFFDKMKRGGKPKGPAPEVEQAGPEGDWEDGAAGQDVGPTEVMGAGLPTQQLASARAAAKGRPTRQSPRENDQLPTEPISLVGRQEKQEQLPLASLPGGEVELAENPGVTYSLPADDLLKRGTPHQERTATNDQVVDALTQVLEQFNVDAQVTGFSRGPTVTRYELQVGPGVKVERITALSKNIAYAVASPDVRILSPIPGKSAIGVEIPNTDRETVALGDVLRSSIALGNDHPLLVGVGKDVEGGFVVANMAKMPHLLVAGSTGSGKSSFVNSMIVSVLMRSTPEEVRLILVDPKRVELTAYEGIPHLITPIITDAKKAAEALEWVVKEMDSRYQDLQVFGFRHVDQLNEAIRSGSLTAPPGSERVLTPYPYILVVVDEMADLMMVAPRDVEASIQRITQLARAAGIHLVLATQRPSVDVITGLIKANVPARLAFATTSLADSRVILDSPGAEKLIGQGDALFQPANASKPMRVQGAWVGEDEIASVVEHVKQQLRPKYVENVIAPAAQKKIEEEVGDDLDLMLQAAELIISSQFGSTSMLQRKLRVGFAKAGRLMDLLESRGVVGPSEGAKARAVLVPVDDLQPTLARLRGQSVPAPSFEDAWAYAEEDEGEESEDAWGLTGRE, from the coding sequence GTGCGAAAGCCCAACAAGGTCACCTCCCAGAAGAAGTCAGCCGACCCGGTCCCGCCGCCCCGCCGCAACCTGCTGGTGCGCATGTGGGGCGGATTCACCGGCGCCTTCGGTTCAGTAGTGCGCGCCATCGGGCGCGGCGAGGCGGCCGACCCCGCGCTGCGCCGCGACGGCATCGCCTTCATCCTGCTGGCCCTGGCCATCGTGATCGGCCTGCGCGAGTGGTTCCAGCTCTCCGGCATCCTCGGGGTGGCCCTGCACCACGTGGCCGCCGGCGCGGTTGGCCTGTACGCGGTGCTGCTACCGCTGCTGCTGGGCTTTGGGGCGCTGCGCATGATGCTGCGCCCGTCGGCGACTTCCCTGCTGGCCCCCACCCTGGGCGGGATCGGGATGGCCGCCGGGGTCACCGGCATCACGCACATCGCCGTGGGCTCGCCCGCCACCCTGGCCGGTTGGGAGGCGGCCGGGGGCCTGCTGGGTTTCGTGTTCGGTCACGCCCTGGGCCTGCTGCTCTCGAACTGGGCGGCCGTGCCGGTGCTGATCCTGCTGACCGTCTACGGCCTGCTGCTGGCCACCTCCACTCCGGTGGCCCAGATCCCCGCCCGCCTGCGCGCCGCCTACGCCGCCGTGACCGGTCGTGGCCAGGTGGACGACGCTGCAGACCCGGCCGCCCTGCCGCCCAACACCGTGCCCTATGACACCGCAGTCGTGACGGAGGAGGCCCGCGAGTCGTTCTTTGACAAGATGAAGCGGGGAGGTAAGCCGAAGGGCCCGGCCCCCGAGGTCGAGCAGGCCGGCCCTGAGGGCGACTGGGAAGACGGCGCGGCCGGCCAGGACGTCGGCCCCACCGAGGTAATGGGCGCCGGCCTGCCCACCCAGCAGCTCGCCTCGGCGCGGGCGGCCGCGAAGGGACGCCCCACCCGCCAGAGCCCCCGGGAGAACGACCAGCTGCCCACGGAGCCGATCAGCCTGGTGGGGCGGCAGGAGAAGCAGGAGCAGCTGCCCCTGGCCTCCCTGCCCGGCGGCGAGGTGGAGCTCGCGGAAAACCCGGGGGTCACCTACAGCCTGCCGGCCGACGACCTGCTCAAGCGCGGCACCCCGCACCAGGAGCGCACCGCCACCAACGATCAGGTGGTGGACGCCCTCACCCAGGTGCTGGAGCAGTTCAACGTAGACGCGCAGGTAACCGGCTTCTCCCGCGGCCCGACCGTGACGCGCTACGAGCTCCAGGTGGGCCCGGGCGTGAAGGTGGAACGGATCACCGCCCTGTCCAAGAACATCGCCTACGCCGTGGCCTCCCCGGACGTGCGCATCCTGTCCCCGATCCCGGGCAAGTCCGCCATCGGTGTGGAGATCCCCAACACCGACCGCGAGACCGTGGCGCTGGGCGACGTGCTGCGCTCCTCCATCGCGCTCGGCAACGACCACCCGCTGCTGGTGGGCGTCGGCAAGGACGTCGAGGGCGGCTTCGTGGTGGCCAACATGGCCAAGATGCCCCACCTGCTCGTGGCCGGCTCCACCGGCTCCGGTAAGTCCAGCTTCGTCAACTCCATGATCGTCTCGGTGCTGATGCGCTCCACCCCGGAGGAGGTGCGCCTGATCCTGGTGGACCCCAAGCGCGTGGAGCTGACCGCGTACGAGGGCATCCCGCACCTGATCACCCCGATCATCACCGACGCCAAGAAGGCCGCCGAGGCCCTGGAGTGGGTGGTCAAGGAGATGGACTCGCGCTACCAGGACCTGCAGGTGTTCGGCTTCAGGCACGTCGACCAGCTCAACGAGGCGATCCGCTCCGGCTCCCTGACCGCCCCGCCGGGCAGCGAGCGCGTGCTGACGCCCTACCCCTACATCCTGGTGGTGGTCGACGAGATGGCCGACTTGATGATGGTGGCGCCGCGCGACGTGGAGGCCTCCATCCAGCGCATCACCCAGCTGGCGCGCGCCGCCGGCATCCACCTGGTGCTGGCCACCCAGCGCCCCTCCGTGGACGTCATCACCGGCCTGATCAAGGCCAACGTGCCCGCCCGCCTGGCCTTCGCCACCACCTCGCTGGCCGACTCCCGCGTCATCCTGGACTCCCCGGGCGCGGAGAAGCTGATCGGTCAGGGCGACGCCCTGTTCCAGCCCGCCAACGCCTCCAAGCCGATGCGCGTGCAGGGCGCCTGGGTGGGGGAGGACGAGATCGCCTCCGTGGTGGAGCACGTCAAGCAGCAGCTGCGCCCCAAGTACGTGGAGAACGTGATCGCGCCCGCCGCGCAGAAAAAGATCGAGGAGGAGGTGGGCGACGACCTGGACCTGATGCTGCAGGCCGCCGAGCTCATCATCTCCTCCCAGTTCGGCTCCACCTCCATGCTGCAGCGCAAGCTGCGGGTGGGATTTGCCAAGGCCGGTCGCCTCATGGACCTGCTGGAGTCGCGCGGCGTGGTGGGCCCCTCCGAGGGTGCTAAGGCCCGCGCCGTGCTGGTACCGGTGGACGACCTGCAGCCCACCCTGGCCCGCCTGCGCGGGCAGAGCGTGCCCGCCCCGAGCTTCGAGGACGCCTGGGCGTACGCCGAGGAGGACGAGGGCGAGGAGAGCGAGGACGCCTGGGGCCTGACCGGGCGGGAGTAG
- a CDS encoding CapA family protein — MTSSRGRLAQTIAIGVVAGLAIGTGLTFALQGMLGEGPLPPSAAPSTAAPSSAAQGTTTPAPAAATSTAPSPTAQSVSFTIGYAGDVLTHMPVYDSAPDGDLSGIMAPFAAWTAGVDLALCGLEVPQSPPGWEVSGYPMFGMDPDVIPSLKSAGWDGCATASNHSLDRGWEGVVTTLDATDAAGLGAAGTGRSEAEAAAPQLYQLERGGRTVTVAQFSSTYGTNGIPLPEQAPWSVVLNDTATMAERARAARAAGADVVVLQIQWGAEYVSEPTPEQRAEAQALAETGQFDAIFGNHVHVPQPIEKVGNTWISYGSGNYISNQTPECCAPLSPVGLFPVLEVTLPAGGGPAQTNMTWTAHTTDTDGGHRVHPLPQLAAGERPEGLTLSEGQIQARWEGLLEVMGGDALLRTEPYTPTGPAPTPLPRPR, encoded by the coding sequence ATGACCAGCTCTCGCGGCCGGCTCGCGCAGACCATCGCCATCGGCGTCGTGGCAGGACTAGCGATCGGCACCGGCCTGACCTTCGCCCTGCAGGGAATGCTGGGCGAGGGGCCGCTGCCCCCTAGCGCGGCGCCCAGCACTGCGGCCCCCTCCTCCGCCGCTCAGGGGACGACGACGCCCGCCCCCGCCGCCGCCACCAGTACCGCCCCCTCACCAACCGCGCAGAGCGTGAGCTTCACGATCGGCTACGCCGGGGACGTGCTCACCCACATGCCGGTCTACGACAGCGCCCCAGACGGCGACCTCAGCGGCATCATGGCCCCCTTCGCGGCGTGGACGGCCGGGGTGGACCTGGCGCTGTGCGGGCTGGAGGTGCCGCAGAGCCCACCGGGCTGGGAGGTGAGCGGCTACCCCATGTTCGGCATGGACCCCGACGTGATCCCGAGCCTGAAGAGCGCCGGGTGGGACGGGTGCGCCACGGCCTCCAACCACTCCCTGGACCGGGGCTGGGAAGGGGTGGTCACCACCCTGGACGCCACGGACGCCGCCGGGCTCGGTGCCGCCGGCACCGGGCGCAGCGAGGCCGAGGCCGCCGCGCCCCAGCTCTACCAGCTGGAGCGCGGCGGGCGCACCGTCACGGTCGCCCAGTTCTCCTCCACCTACGGCACCAACGGCATCCCCCTGCCGGAGCAGGCGCCGTGGTCCGTGGTGCTCAACGACACGGCCACCATGGCGGAGCGGGCCCGCGCGGCCCGCGCCGCCGGCGCCGACGTGGTGGTGCTGCAGATCCAGTGGGGCGCCGAGTACGTCAGCGAACCCACCCCGGAGCAGCGCGCGGAGGCCCAGGCCCTGGCCGAGACCGGGCAGTTCGACGCGATCTTCGGCAACCACGTGCACGTGCCCCAACCCATCGAGAAGGTGGGTAACACCTGGATCTCCTACGGCAGCGGCAACTACATCTCCAACCAGACCCCGGAGTGCTGCGCGCCGCTCTCCCCCGTCGGGCTCTTCCCGGTGCTGGAGGTGACGCTGCCCGCCGGCGGCGGCCCGGCCCAGACCAACATGACCTGGACGGCGCACACCACCGACACCGACGGCGGTCACCGCGTGCACCCGCTGCCGCAGCTGGCCGCCGGGGAACGCCCGGAGGGCCTGACCCTCTCCGAGGGGCAGATTCAGGCCCGCTGGGAGGGGCTGCTGGAGGTCATGGGCGGCGACGCGCTGCTGCGCACCGAGCCCTACACCCCCACTGGGCCGGCCCCAACGCCGCTGCCGCGCCCGCGCTGA
- the pgsA gene encoding CDP-diacylglycerol--glycerol-3-phosphate 3-phosphatidyltransferase, with protein sequence MTSRPVSMWNPANLMTMARLVMVPVFVWLFLVGTTQARWWAVAVFVVAAFTDMADGYLARRYNWITNFGKLADPIADKALVIGALVLLTWEGSLWWWVAPVIIVRELGITLMRLFLARVEVIAASWMGKLKTVCQLGFITFLLVPWSTFAAPGAVVGMAWLTRALIVVAVALTLWSGGQYVVAAVRSARGRRAA encoded by the coding sequence ATGACTTCCCGCCCAGTTTCAATGTGGAACCCCGCCAACCTGATGACGATGGCCAGGCTGGTGATGGTGCCGGTGTTCGTGTGGCTGTTCCTGGTGGGCACGACGCAGGCGCGCTGGTGGGCGGTGGCGGTGTTCGTGGTGGCCGCTTTCACCGACATGGCGGATGGCTACCTGGCGCGCCGCTACAACTGGATCACCAACTTCGGCAAGCTGGCGGACCCGATCGCGGACAAGGCGCTGGTGATCGGCGCCCTGGTGCTGCTGACGTGGGAGGGCAGCCTGTGGTGGTGGGTGGCCCCGGTGATCATCGTGCGGGAGCTGGGGATCACGTTGATGCGCCTATTCCTGGCGAGGGTGGAGGTGATCGCCGCCTCCTGGATGGGCAAGCTCAAGACGGTCTGTCAGCTGGGTTTCATCACCTTCCTGCTGGTGCCGTGGTCCACGTTCGCCGCGCCCGGCGCGGTGGTGGGGATGGCGTGGTTGACGCGCGCCCTGATTGTGGTGGCGGTGGCGCTGACCCTGTGGAGCGGCGGGCAGTACGTGGTGGCCGCCGTGCGGTCTGCGCGCGGGCGCCGCGCTGCGTGA
- a CDS encoding helix-turn-helix domain-containing protein: protein MNTNSAPMSSGSSNVQRRLTGRTPMATPAAARYGRPVNQTPASAAATPILRSEIGDVLRDLRLKQGRTLREVSADARVSLGYLSEVERGQKEASSELLGAICVALGVPLSLLLREVSDRIAAIEGVQVPDTVPDAFMPEVARFS, encoded by the coding sequence ATGAACACGAACAGTGCTCCGATGTCCTCTGGCTCCAGCAACGTTCAGCGCCGTCTGACGGGACGGACGCCGATGGCTACCCCTGCGGCGGCAAGGTACGGTAGGCCTGTGAATCAGACTCCAGCTTCGGCGGCCGCGACCCCGATCCTTCGCAGCGAGATCGGCGACGTGCTGCGCGATCTGCGCCTGAAGCAGGGCCGGACTCTGCGGGAGGTTTCTGCGGACGCGCGCGTGTCGCTGGGCTACCTCAGCGAGGTGGAGCGCGGGCAGAAGGAGGCTTCCTCCGAGCTGCTCGGCGCGATCTGCGTGGCGCTGGGGGTGCCGCTGTCCCTGCTGCTGCGCGAGGTGAGCGACCGGATCGCCGCGATCGAGGGCGTGCAGGTTCCTGACACCGTGCCGGATGCATTCATGCCTGAGGTTGCTCGTTTCAGCTGA
- a CDS encoding DUF3046 domain-containing protein, with protein MKQSEFRAALALTFGDVLGPSYAQDVHLPGFGATAAQALEAGAEPLEVWHALCDALERPDAKWAHRGRARK; from the coding sequence TTGAAGCAGAGCGAGTTCCGGGCGGCGTTGGCGCTGACTTTCGGGGACGTGCTGGGGCCCTCTTACGCCCAGGACGTGCACCTGCCGGGCTTTGGGGCCACGGCGGCGCAGGCGTTGGAGGCGGGGGCGGAGCCGCTGGAGGTGTGGCACGCCCTGTGTGACGCGCTGGAGCGGCCCGACGCGAAGTGGGCCCACCGGGGCAGGGCCCGCAAGTGA